Proteins encoded by one window of Salvia splendens isolate huo1 chromosome 7, SspV2, whole genome shotgun sequence:
- the LOC121742482 gene encoding cytochrome b6-f complex iron-sulfur subunit 1, chloroplastic-like: MASSTTLSPAIAPSQLCSGKNGMNRCFNVAVAKVGKGKGLKVRCMATSVPADRVPDMGKRELMNLLLLGAISLPATGMLLPYTYFFVPPGSGGGGGGTPAKDALGNDVVAEEWLKTHGPGDRTLTQGLRGDPTYLVVENDRTLATYGINAVCTHLGCVVPWNKAENKFMCPCHGSQYNNQGKVVRGPAPLSLALAHADLDDGKVVFVPWMETDFRTGENPWWS; the protein is encoded by the exons ATGGCTTCCTCAACTACGCTCTCTCCCGCCATTGCCCCTTCTCAG CTCTGCTCCGGCAAGAATGGGATGAACCGATGCTTTAATGTGGCGGTGGCGAAGGTCGGGAAGGGGAAGGGGTTGAAGGTTCGGTGCATGGCGACGAGCGTGCCGGCCGATCGCGTGCCCGACATGGGCAAGAGAGAGCTCATGAATCTGCTGCTTCTCGGCGCCATTTCCCTTCCTGCTACCGGGATGTTGTTGCCCTACACTTACTTCTTTGTTCCGCCTGG TTCCGGAGGGGGTGGTGGTGGCACTCCCGCCAAGGACGCATTGGGGAACGACGTTGTTGCAGAGGAATGGCTCAAAACGCACGGGCCAGGCGATCGGACCCTCACACAGGGATTGAGG GGTGATCCCACCTACCTCGTTGTGGAGAACGACAGAACACTTGCAACGTATGGTATCAATGCTGTCTGCACCCACCTTGGCTGTGTCGTGCCATGGAACAAAGCTGAGAACAAGTTCATGTGCCCGTGCCACGGATCACAATACAATAACCAAGGAAAAGTTGTTAGAGGACCTGCTCCCTTG TCTTTGGCTTTGGCTCATGCAGACCTTGATGATGGAAAGGTGGTGTTTGTTCCATGGATGGAGACTGATTTTAGAACTGGAGAGAATCCATGGTGGTCTTAG